Proteins encoded in a region of the Anabaena sp. PCC 7108 genome:
- a CDS encoding sensor histidine kinase has translation MKNLTLNAKLNNIQPSAVKVRGDRIELHRLLINLVGNAIRFTDAGSVEIRLSSTFQGVTIEVEDTGIGISRSEKSLLFERFRQGKHQRPGNGIGLYLSRQIVEAHQGNISVSSTVGKGSIFTVHLPI, from the coding sequence GTGAAAAATTTAACTCTCAACGCCAAATTAAACAACATACAACCATCTGCGGTAAAAGTGCGGGGCGATAGGATAGAACTACACCGACTACTAATTAACTTAGTTGGTAATGCCATTCGTTTCACTGATGCTGGGTCAGTAGAAATTCGTCTCAGTTCCACTTTTCAAGGAGTAACGATTGAAGTAGAGGATACAGGTATTGGCATAAGTCGGTCAGAAAAATCACTTTTATTTGAACGCTTTCGACAGGGTAAGCATCAGCGTCCGGGTAACGGTATAGGACTATATTTGTCCCGTCAAATTGTTGAAGCCCATCAAGGTAATATCTCCGTTTCATCGACTGTAGGGAAAGGCAGCATTTTCACAGTTCATTTGCCTATTTGA
- a CDS encoding response regulator, whose protein sequence is MTPFSLNQTSTESILLVDDSAKNFCLLKSTLKQQGYRVTVTDSDSEALIKIAKSPPDLVLLDTLMPNIDGYEITKQIKQNSDLPFIPVLLVTNCDEFSFIQGLQAGADDFLIKPVEQKELLARVRSLLRLKHSINQRDQIACQRREDFVMNITHDLRTPLTSAIQLLGMIQKGNFGQQLSEIQEYLQQITESNQMLLSMVENMLEVYQYEAGCKNL, encoded by the coding sequence ATGACACCTTTCTCTTTGAATCAAACTTCAACAGAAAGTATCCTTTTGGTAGATGACTCAGCAAAAAATTTTTGCTTGCTAAAATCTACTCTCAAGCAACAAGGATACAGGGTAACAGTAACAGACAGTGATAGTGAAGCCTTAATTAAGATTGCCAAATCTCCCCCTGATTTAGTGCTATTAGATACCTTGATGCCAAATATTGATGGCTATGAAATCACTAAACAGATTAAGCAGAATTCCGATTTACCTTTCATACCCGTTTTGCTCGTTACCAATTGTGATGAGTTCTCTTTCATTCAAGGTTTACAGGCGGGTGCTGACGATTTTTTGATTAAGCCTGTAGAGCAAAAAGAATTGTTAGCACGAGTGCGCTCGCTCCTCCGGTTAAAACACAGTATCAATCAACGTGATCAAATTGCCTGCCAACGCCGCGAAGATTTTGTGATGAACATAACTCACGATTTACGCACTCCGTTGACCTCAGCAATTCAACTCCTGGGAATGATACAAAAAGGAAATTTTGGTCAACAATTGTCAGAAATCCAAGAATATCTGCAACAAATTACTGAAAGTAATCAAATGCTACTGTCAATGGTTGAAAATATGCTGGAGGTTTATCAGTATGAAGCAGGATGTAAGAATTTGTAA